The Paraburkholderia bonniea genome includes a window with the following:
- a CDS encoding ABC transporter permease, protein MSVLRLALRNLRRNQRRAATTLLAMIVGVAALLLFGGYTRNIRYGLETSFVRSDGQLQLQRRGYFLYGSGDPLAYGIRDYPKLIERLRHDPVLQPLLSMVTPVLAVEGIAGNFSAGVSRTVAGSGVVVHEQNRLREWNDYRFAETGSRLGLSGSANDAVVTGSGVARVLRLCGTAQLPPCEAAVFGAQAMRSASSVQSPVAVALAAARTQPETQATRSASSVHSPVAVALAAAQAQPEAQATRSASSVHSPVAVALAAAQAQPGTAATLAITVAAETAATTEPADIAQLAADASPRPATGTIQGSSPPSARIQLLVANAYGAPNIADLDVIRTEKKAVKELDDTFVQMHLARAQQLVYGGEPPQVTSIVVQLHHTADMALARARIETLVASEALDVLDFRTLHPQYGQVTQMFGAVFGFIALLIATIVLFTVSNTMNMAVLERTAEIGTLRAIGMRRTTLMRMFVLEGLLLGLTGAGLGALVALLGATLVNHTGLYWVPPGQLDPVALRIRIWGENAMIWRVCAGMVVVAVLSSCWPAARAARLKIVTALHFA, encoded by the coding sequence ATGAGCGTGCTGCGGCTGGCACTGAGAAACCTGCGGCGCAACCAGCGGCGCGCGGCCACGACTTTGCTGGCGATGATTGTCGGCGTCGCGGCGCTGCTGCTCTTCGGCGGCTACACGCGCAACATCCGCTACGGGCTGGAAACCAGCTTCGTGCGCAGCGATGGGCAGTTACAGCTACAGCGGCGCGGCTACTTTCTGTATGGCAGCGGCGACCCGCTGGCGTATGGCATCCGCGACTACCCCAAGCTGATTGAGCGCCTGCGCCATGACCCGGTGCTGCAACCGCTGCTCAGCATGGTCACACCAGTGCTGGCAGTGGAAGGCATCGCCGGTAATTTCAGCGCGGGCGTCTCGCGCACCGTGGCGGGCTCCGGCGTGGTGGTGCATGAGCAAAACCGTCTGCGCGAGTGGAACGACTATCGCTTCGCCGAGACAGGCTCCCGGCTTGGCCTGAGCGGTAGCGCCAACGATGCTGTGGTGACCGGCAGCGGTGTAGCGCGAGTGTTGCGGCTCTGCGGCACGGCGCAGTTGCCGCCTTGTGAGGCAGCCGTTTTTGGGGCACAGGCCATGCGCTCGGCTTCGTCCGTGCAATCGCCCGTCGCTGTGGCGCTCGCTGCGGCGCGGACGCAACCTGAGACACAAGCCACGCGTTCAGCCTCATCTGTGCATTCGCCCGTCGCTGTGGCGCTCGCTGCGGCGCAGGCGCAACCTGAGGCACAGGCCACGCGTTCAGCCTCATCTGTGCATTCGCCCGTCGCTGTGGCGCTCGCTGCGGCGCAGGCACAACCTGGCACTGCGGCCACTCTTGCCATTACCGTTGCCGCAGAAACCGCAGCAACCACAGAACCCGCCGATATCGCCCAGCTCGCCGCTGATGCAAGCCCCAGGCCCGCCACCGGGACCATCCAGGGCAGCAGCCCGCCCAGCGCACGCATCCAGTTACTGGTGGCCAACGCATACGGCGCGCCCAACATCGCGGATCTGGACGTGATCCGGACAGAGAAAAAAGCCGTGAAAGAACTCGATGACACCTTCGTGCAAATGCACCTGGCCCGAGCGCAGCAACTGGTGTATGGCGGTGAGCCGCCACAAGTTACGTCCATCGTGGTGCAACTGCATCACACCGCCGACATGGCACTTGCCCGCGCCCGCATCGAAACCCTGGTGGCCAGCGAAGCGCTCGACGTGCTCGACTTCCGCACCCTGCATCCGCAATACGGCCAAGTCACTCAGATGTTTGGCGCGGTGTTCGGTTTTATCGCGTTGCTGATTGCCACCATCGTGTTGTTTACCGTCAGCAACACCATGAATATGGCGGTGCTGGAACGCACGGCTGAAATCGGCACGCTGCGCGCCATCGGCATGCGGCGCACAACGCTGATGCGGATGTTCGTACTCGAAGGGCTGCTGCTAGGTCTGACTGGAGCGGGGCTGGGCGCGCTGGTGGCGTTGCTCGGAGCCACGCTGGTGAACCACACCGGGTTGTACTGGGTGCCGCCCGGGCAGCTTGATCCCGTCGCGCTGCGCATCCGCATCTGGGGCGAGAACGCGATGATCTGGCGCGTTTGCGCAGGCATGGTCGTGGTGGCCGTGCTGTCCTCATGCTGGCCAGCCGCACGGGCTGCCCGGCTGAAGATCGTCACAGCGTTGCACTTCGCCTGA